The region AAAGGTCTTTTTTCCTTAATATAAACGAAAAAGTCTTCATTTAACTTTCTTGCCTCATCCTGAAGAACACCTACAACTGTTTCTATCCCGTGTTTTTTTAGGATTTCAACACCTTTACCTGAGACCTGAGGATTAGGATCAACTGTGGCTATAACAACCCTTTTTATTCTCCTGTCTATTATTGCCTCTGTACATGGTGGTGTTCTTCCGTAATGGCAGCAGGGCTCAAGTGTTACGTACATAGTTGAGCCTTCCAGGTTAAAACCTTTTTTTATGGCATCATTTATAGCCTCCCTTTCCGCGTGGGGCATGCCTGCTTTTTTATGAAACCCTTTTCCAATTATCTTTCCATCTTTAACGATAACAGCTCCCACAGTAGGGTTTGGGTGTGTGAGACCTTTTCTGAGCTCAGCTAACCTCAAAGCCTCTTTCATAAATATTTCATCATTTACCCTTTCCATATTGTTCAGCTCCCTGTCAGGATTTATATTTAAAAACAGTTAAATTTTAACAGGGGATAAAAATGTATAACATAAACAGGGATTTAGCAAACATATTCAAGAAGATGGCAGCTATATACGAGTTTTTAGATGACAGGTTCAGGGCTATGGCTTACCAGAGAGCGGCCCACATTATAGAGGATCTTCCAGAGGATATTAGAAATTATATTGTTTCTGGAAAGCTCTATATGATAAGAGGGATAGGACCAAGTATTGCCTCAAAGATTGAGGAGTATGTTAAAACCGGAAAGATCCAGAAGTTTGAAGAACTGAAAAAACAGGTTCCAGAGGATTTTATTGAGCTTATAGACCTTCCAGGTTTTGGTCCAAAAACCCTTAAGAAAATACATGATGAGCTTGGTATAAGCACTAAGGAAGAGCTCGTTAAAGCTCTAAAGGACGGAAGGGTTGAAAAGCTTGAGGGATTCGGTCCTAAAAAGGTTGAGAATATGCTCAAAGGTCTACAGATGTATGAGATATCAAAGAGAAGAATTATACTCTGGGAGGCACTGCAGATATCGGAGTATCTTAAGGAAAAGCTAAAATCAGGGCTGAAAGAGATAAAAAAGATAGAGGTTGCAGGAAGTGTAAGGAGGAGAAAGGAGACTATAGGAGATATAGATATCCTTGTAACTGCTGAAGATAAATATAGATCAAAGATAATGGATTTTTTCACATCCATTGAAGAGGTCTCGGAGGTTCTTGTTAAAGGTCCAAAAAAATCATCTGTAATAATGAAGTTTGAAGGAAAGGAGAGGCAGGTTGATCTAAGAATCTTTAATGATGATGAGTGGGGAGCTGCCCTTCAGTATTTTACAGGCTCAAAACAGCATAACGTTCATCTGAGGGAGATAGCAAAAGAGAAGGGACTTAAGATAAATGAGTACGGTGTTTTTGATGCAAAAACAGACAAAAAGATAGCAGGTGAGACTGAGGAGAGTGTTTATCAGTCTGTAGGTCTGAAATGGATACCTCCAGAGCTGAGGGAGGATAGAGGTGAGATTGAGGCTTCTATGAGGGATGCCCTTCCCGACCTTGTTGAGCTTAAAGATATAAAAGGTGATCTTCATGTCCATTCAACATGGTCTGATGGCGTCGTATCAATTAAAG is a window of Persephonella marina EX-H1 DNA encoding:
- the polX gene encoding DNA polymerase/3'-5' exonuclease PolX, whose amino-acid sequence is MYNINRDLANIFKKMAAIYEFLDDRFRAMAYQRAAHIIEDLPEDIRNYIVSGKLYMIRGIGPSIASKIEEYVKTGKIQKFEELKKQVPEDFIELIDLPGFGPKTLKKIHDELGISTKEELVKALKDGRVEKLEGFGPKKVENMLKGLQMYEISKRRIILWEALQISEYLKEKLKSGLKEIKKIEVAGSVRRRKETIGDIDILVTAEDKYRSKIMDFFTSIEEVSEVLVKGPKKSSVIMKFEGKERQVDLRIFNDDEWGAALQYFTGSKQHNVHLREIAKEKGLKINEYGVFDAKTDKKIAGETEESVYQSVGLKWIPPELREDRGEIEASMRDALPDLVELKDIKGDLHVHSTWSDGVVSIKEIIDFVKKKYRYDYIAITDHSKSQRVAHGLDEGRLLEEINEIKLLNKMIGFDFVKTGIEVDILLDGSLDLPDDVLSKLDWVVASVHSHFNRDNTDRIIKAMENPYVNVIGHMTGRLIGLREGYPVDMNAVIKAAKETGTALEINAQPRRMDIDEIWIRKAVEEGVKLVISTDAHNLGNFAFMEIGVYIARRGWAEKKDILNTGSWKDIQRFITEKRKRFGVKYV